The bacterium region GCGGACCGTGTTCCCAACTTGATTTTGCAGCCGATTGTTGAAAACGCGATTCGTCATGGCATTGCTCCACGCACCGATGCGGGGAGGATTGAAATCCGCGCGTCTCACAAAAGCGGGTCCCTTCTGCTTCAAGTGGAGGACGATGGTCCGGGCCTTCCCGCGTTGAACTTCAGAGAAGGCGTTGGTATGTCCAATACCAGAATGCGACTGCAGCAGCTTTACGGCAAAGAATGCAGTTTTCAAATGCAAAACAACCCGCAAGGAGGTTTGATTGTTACACTTCAGATCCCAGCAACAACTGTTTACGGGAGCTAGATGGAGCGCGGACTTCCAGTCCGCCTTACCATGAATCAAAGAATTAAAACAATCATCGTTGATGACGAGCCGCTGGCTTGTCGCAGAATTCGCCGTCTTCTTCAGTCGGATGATGAAGTTGAAGTTGTAGCGATTTGCACGAGTGGTCAGGAAGCCGTGAAAGCGATTGAGGAGCATCATCCGGATCTTCTTTTTCTGGATGTCCAGATGCCGGTGATGGATGGCTTTGGAGTTTTGCAAGCGGTCGATCCCGCGCTTCAACCGCAAATTATTTTTGTTACTGCCTACGATCAATACGCAATCCAGGCGTTTGAAGTGCATGCGCTGGATTATCTGCTGAAACCATTCGACAGGGAGCGATTCGCAAAATCCGTGAGTCGCGCGAAGGAGATGATTCACCAGAATCAACAAAAAGCGATTACAAAGGAGCTACTGACGATTCGTGATGAGCTGCGGGTAAGACCCAAGTACCTGGACCGCCTTGTGATCCGAACGGGAGGGCGCATTTTCTTTTTAAAGACTCAGGAGATCGACTGGATTGAAGCGCATGGCAAATATGTGACGATTCACTCCGGCAAAGAATCACATCTTCTTCGGGAAGGAATCAGCTCACTGGAAGGGGACTTGAATCCCGGCAAATTCGCGCGCATCCACCGGTCGACAATTGTAAACGTTGACCGGATCAAAGAATTGCTACCCTGGTTTCACGGTGATTGCAAAATCCTGTTGAACGATGGAACCGAGCTGATGTTGAGCCGCCATTACCGGCAGCGGCTTGACGAATTGCTGGGCCGGCCTTTGTAGCTGAATCGTGGATCGTTATCTTGATCGTGATCTTAATCGTAATCGTATATTCGTAATTCACGATTGATAGTCCGATTTAACGATCACGACTGCGATCAAGATTACGATTACGATCAAGATCCACGATTATTTAGATACTCGCAGAATCCCACTGAAGTTTTACTTCTTCCTTCCCGTGCCAAAAATGTTGTTCCCGTCCGGTTTCAACCTTTAAGCTGAACTTTAGCCGGAGGAGAATCACAATGAAACGTTTAGTAACCTTGTTCCTCGTGTTTCTGTTCGCGGGGGCCTTGTTCGCACAGGTTGAAGAGCAAATTGACGTCGGAGTTCTGGAAATCTGGGTTAAGGTAACAGACAAACAGGGGAAGGCGGTCAGCGATTTGAAATCCGAAGATTTCAAACTTTTTATCGATGGCCAACCTGGAGAATTGAAGTGTTTCGATAAATCATTTCAGGAATCGGATTCCGGGTCAGGTGCTGCATCAGATCCTAATCAGGGACGCAAATTCGTGTTCTTTTTCGACTTGCTGAATACTCTTCCAGGCGACATGGATTTTTTGAAAAACAGCGTTACCCGTTTCATTCTGGATTCTTTTCACGA contains the following coding sequences:
- a CDS encoding LytTR family DNA-binding domain-containing protein — encoded protein: MNQRIKTIIVDDEPLACRRIRRLLQSDDEVEVVAICTSGQEAVKAIEEHHPDLLFLDVQMPVMDGFGVLQAVDPALQPQIIFVTAYDQYAIQAFEVHALDYLLKPFDRERFAKSVSRAKEMIHQNQQKAITKELLTIRDELRVRPKYLDRLVIRTGGRIFFLKTQEIDWIEAHGKYVTIHSGKESHLLREGISSLEGDLNPGKFARIHRSTIVNVDRIKELLPWFHGDCKILLNDGTELMLSRHYRQRLDELLGRPL